The proteins below come from a single Miscanthus floridulus cultivar M001 chromosome 1, ASM1932011v1, whole genome shotgun sequence genomic window:
- the LOC136536590 gene encoding probable inorganic phosphate transporter 1-8: MARGGEGLQVLSALDAAKTQWYHFTAIIVAGMGFFTDAYDLFCISLVTKLLGRIYYTDTSKDNPGSLPPNVAAAVNGVAFCGTLAGQLFFGWLGDKLGRKSVYGMTLMLMVICSIASGLSFGHTPTGVMATLCFFRFWLGFGIGGDYPLSATIMSEYANKKTRGAFIAAVFSMQGFGIVAGGIVTLIVSAAFRAGYPAPAYKDNHFNSTVPQADFVWRIILMLGAAPAVLTYYWRMKMPETARYTALVAKNAKQAAADMSKVLQTEIVDEQEKLDEMVTAESNTFGLFSRQFARRHGLHLVGTATTWFLLDIAFYSQNLFQKDIFTAINWIPKANTMSALEEVFRISRAQTLIALCGTVPGYWFTVALIDVIGRFAIQLLGFFMMTVFMLGLAIPYHHWTTPGNHIGFVVMYAFTFFFANFGPNSTTFIVPAEIFPARLRSTCHGISAASGKAGAIIGAFGFLYAAQNQDKSKADAGYPAGIGVRNSLFVLAVCNMLGFALTFLVPESKGKSLEEMSGEADDAEEEAVGTRAVRPSETQMV; the protein is encoded by the coding sequence ATGGCGCGCGGGGGAGAAGGCCTGCAGGTGCTCAGCGCGCTGGACGCGGCCAAGACGCAGTGGTACCACTTCACGGCCATCATCGTGGCCGGCATGGGCTTCTTCACGGACGCCTACGACCTCTTCTGCATCTCCCTCGTCACCAAGCTGCTGGGCCGCATCTACTACACGGACACCAGCAAGGACAACCCGGGCTCGCTCCCGCCCAACGTCGCCGCGGCGGTCAACGGCGTCGCCTTCTGCGGCACGCTGGCCGGTCAGCTCTTCTTCGGGTGGCTGGGCGACAAGCTCGGGCGGAAGAGCGTGTACGGGATGACGCTCATGCTCATGGTCATCTGCTCCATCGCGTCGGGCCTCTCGTTCGGCCACACCCCTACGGGGGTCATGGCCACGCTCTGCTTCTTCCGCTTCTGGCTCGGCTTCGGCATCGGCGGCGACTACCCGCTGTCGGCCACCATCATGTCCGAGTACGCCAACAAGAAGACACGCGGCGCCTTCATCGCGGCCGTCTTCTCCATGCAGGGCTTCGGCATCGTCGCCGGCGGCATTGTCACGCTCATCGTCTCCGCCGCCTTCCGCGCGGGGTACCCGGCCCCCGCGTACAAGGACAACCACTTCAACTCCACCGTGCCGCAGGCCGACTTCGTGTGGCGCATCATCCTCATGCTGGGCGCCGCGCCGGCGGTGCTCACCTACTACTGGCGGATGAAGATGCCCGAGACGGCGCGCTACACGGCGCTGGTGGCCAAGAACGCCAAGCAGGCCGCGGCCGACATGTCCAAGGTGCTCCAGACGGAGATCGTGGACGAGCAGGAGAAGCTGGACGAGATGGTCACCGCCGAGAGCAACACCTTCGGCCTCTTCTCCAGGCAGTTCGCGCGCcgccacgggctccacctcgtcgGCACCGCCACCACCTGGTTCCTGCTCGACATCGCCTTCTACAGCCAGAACCTGTTCCAGAAGGACATCTTCACAGCCATCAACTGGATCCCCAAGGCCAACACCATGAGCGCCCTCGAGGAGGTGTTCCGCATCTCGCGCGCACAGACGCTGATCGCGCTCTGCGGCACCGTGCCGGGGTACTGGTTCACCGTCGCGCTCATCGACGTCATCGGACGCTTCGCCATCCAGCTGCTGGGATTCTTCATGATGACCGTCTTCATGCTCGGCCTCGCCATCCCCTACCACCACTGGACCACGCCGGGGAACCACATCGGCTTCGTCGTCATGTACGCCTTCACCTTCTTCTTCGCGAACTTCGGGCCCAACAGCACCACCTTCATCGTGCCGGCCGAGATCTTCCCGGCGCGGCTGCGGTCCACCTGCCACGGCATCTCCGCCGCCTCGGGGAAGGCCGGCGCCATCATCGGCGCCTTCGGGTTCCTGTACGCGGCGCAGAACCAGGACAAGAGCAAGGCGGACGCCGGGTACCCCGCGGGCATCGGCGTGCGCAACTCGCTCTTCGTCCTCGCTGTCTGCAACATGCTCGGATTCGCCCTCACCTTCCTCGTGCCGGAGTCCAAGGGCAAGTCGCTCGAGGAGATGTCCGGTGAGGCTGACGACGCCGAGGAGGAGGCCGTCGGCACCCGCGCGGTGCGGCCGTCGGAGACCCAGATGGTGTAG